Proteins encoded in a region of the Anas acuta chromosome 13, bAnaAcu1.1, whole genome shotgun sequence genome:
- the LOC137863768 gene encoding transforming growth factor beta activator LRRC32-like — MLWLGARLTGARCLLLCLLPAVLGAQPGWAGRPKPLPCQQSPTKLSCKGAGLHRFPEELSQGVKYLELSNNFIRNLSESHMSGFGQLEHLDLRSNQLEAVSGAALAQLPQLRSLLLGSNRLDRNYLANGPAFGLLGNIEVLDLSANNLESHMAGWYLSSLPTLKKLDLSGNRMTKLPAGIFWSTPQLSELNLSNNYIMEIEEGAFGALEELEVVNLAFNSLHCISSFSLRQLRVLNLSHNALELFVSEEGEEPYLLQVLDLSHNRLLYFPELPRAHYLTHLNLSNNLIASLAPSSGLPAALTLHYDEMGRFNGSSGTAAGLTRVANLDLSNNQLQLFPFAFFRGLSSLHNLSVAMNCLQDVTRETLTGGAAGDSVATLQGNVSLSVRSLDLHDNLLRALPPWFFDFLPQLETIDLGSNSLQPCESRGGDRGGTSGGDPRGAGPCTAFSNVPQLKHLSLSRNNITRLRPYAFNQTSLLSLDLSENGGLALPRTALGGLELSLQELWLRGNQMGDGSAELPCLGALKSLDLSGNRFSLLPAGLLCSPLESLDVRDNNLPALAELAVASWARSLRVLWVAGNPFSCCGLGWLDALRAARVRLPDLDRALCAYGHRRGNFSAPLSSHPWGPCPRPKGALAVLLVVLSILLCLGYGACCLLRKGQKPPGCGAARGSNGGGFVPHPRTGQAAKERPADGDTKV; from the exons ATGCTCTGGCTGGGAGCCCGGCTCACCGGGGCACGAtgcttgctgctctgcctgctcccgGCTGTCCTCGGAGCCCAGCCTGGCTGGGCGGGGAGGCCCAAACCCCTGCCGTGCCAGCAG AGCCCCACGAAGCTGTCATGCAAGGGTGCCGGCCTGCACAGGTTTCCAGAGGAGCTCAGCCAAGGAGTGAAGTACCTCGAGCTCTCCAACAACTTCATCCGAAACCTGTCGGAGAGCCACATGAGTGGGTTTGGGCAGCTCGAGCACCTGGACCTGCGCTCCAACCAGCTGGAGGCGGTGTCGGGAGCCGCCCTGGctcagctcccccagctgcGCTCTCTCCTCCTGGGCTCCAACCGCCTGGACCGCAATTACCTGGCTAACGGGCCAGCCTTCGGCTTGCTCGGCAACATCGAGGTGCTGGACCTGTCGGCGAACAACCTGGAGAGCCACATGGCCGGCTGGTacctcagcagcctccccacgCTGAAGAAGCTGGACCTGTCCGGGAACAGGATGACGAAGCTGCCCGCGGGCATCTTCTGGAGCACGCCGCAGCTGAGCGAGCTCAACCTCAGCAACAACTACATCATGGAAATCGAGGAGGGAGCCTTCGGGgctctggaggagctggaggtggtCAACCTGGCCTTCAATTCCCTCCACTGCATCTCCAGCTTCAGCCTCAGGCAGCTGCGAGTTTTAAACCTGAGCCACAACGCGCTGGAGCTCTTCGTGTCGGAGGAGGGCGAGGAACCCTACCTGCTTCAGGTGCTCGACCTGAGCCACAACAGGCTCCTCTATTTTCCGGAGCTCCCCAGAGCGCATTACCTCACGCACTTAAACCTCTCCAACAACCTCATTGCCTCGCTGGCCCCGAGCTCAGGCCTCCCGGCAGCGCTCACGCTGCACTACGACGAGATGGGGAGGTTTAACGGGTCCTCGGGCACCGCGGCTGGCCTCACCCGCGTGGCCAACTTGGATCTCAGCAATAAccagctgcagctcttcccATTTGCTTTCTTCCGTGGCCTGAGCTCTCTGCACAACCTCAGCGTGGCCATGAATTGTCTCCAGGACGTCACAAGGGAGACGCTTACAGGTGGCGCAGCAGGGGACAGCGTGGCCACGTTGCAGGGGAACGTGTCCCTCTCCGTGCGCTCCCTGGACCTCCACGACAACCTCCTCCGCGCCTTGCCGCCTTGGTTCTTTGATTTTCTGCCCCAGCTGGAGACGATCGACCTGGGCTCCAACAGCCTCCAGCCCTGTGAGAGCCGGGGAGGTGACCGTGGGGGGACGTCGGGAGGGGACCCTCGGGGGGCAGGACCCTGCACCGCCTTCTCCAACGTCCCCCAGCTGAAGCACCTGAGCCTCTCCAGGAACAACATCACCCGGCTGCGGCCCTACGCCTTCAACCAGACCTCGCTGCTCTCCCTGGACCTGTCGGAGAACGGGGGCTTGGCCCTGCCCAGGacagccctgggggggctggagctctccctgcaggagctctggcTGCGGGGCAACCAGATGGGGGACGGCTCGGCAGAGCTGCCCTGCCTGGGCGCCCTCAAATCCTTGGACCTGTCGGGCAATCGCTTCAGCCTTTTGCCCGCGGGGCTTCTCTGCTCCCCGCTGGAAAGCCTGGACGTCCGAGACAACAACCTGCCAGCGCTGGCCGAGCTGGCCGTGGCGAGCTGGGCTCGCAGCCTGCGGGTGCTGTGGGTGGCCGGGAACCCTTTCAGCTGCTGCGGGCTGGGCTGGCTGGATGCGCTGCGGGCGGCACGCGTGCGCCTGCCCGACCTGGACCGGGCGCTCTGCGCCTACGGCCACCGCCGCGGCAACTTCTCGGCCCCGCTCAGCAGCCACCCCTGGGGGCCCTGCCCGCGTCCCAAAGGGGCTCTGgcggtgctgctggtggtgctgagcaTCCTGCTGTGCCTGGGTTATGGTGCGTGCTGCCTCCTGAGGAAGGGGCAGAAGCCGCCGGGGTGCGGGGCTGCGCGGGGCAGCAATGGGGGCGGCTTCGTGCCCCATCCCAGAACGGGGCAGGCAGCCAAGGAGAGGCCAGCAGACGGT